GCGCTGCTCGCGCTGCGCTTCCTCGTCTGATGCCCTGCGGCTGAGGGCCTACGGCGTCGCGGGGTCGAAGAGCGAGCTCGCCCAGCCCATGCGCTCGTGGCCGCGGGTGTTCCACTGCGGGTTCTTCCCGCCCACCACCGTGCTGTCCGCGAAGTCGGGCGCGCCGGAGCCCGAGCCGCTGCCGGTGAAGATGCTCACCCCGATGGTGCCGCCGTAGAAGGTGGGGTGCGTGTCGTCCGACTGCAGGTAGTCGAAGCTGGTGCTCGCGTTGGCGAAGTGCGTGTTCGCATCGCGCACGGTGGAGCGCAGCGCCACGGTGACGCGCTGCACGTACGCGTCCTCCGTCTCACCCGAGTGGTAGCGCAGCGCGTCCGAGTCCACCTGGCCGTCGCCGTTGCTGTCGTAGTCGGCGCCCATCCACTCGGCGAACATGTCCGCGCACTTGAAGCCGTAGCGCTCGGCGAGGTTGCAGGTGCGCCAGTTGCTGCGCGCGATGTAGGGCATGAACTTCTGCTGCTTGTTCACGCTGGCGCCGCTCGCGTCCTTGCAGGCGAGCGTGGTGTTGTCCGCCGCGTAGCCCGGGTAGTACAGGTTCATCACCACCTTCACCTTCGCCGTGGTGGCGTAGGTGTTGATGGCCTGCATCGCCCGCTCGGTGTAGCTCGCGCAGTTGGCCAGCGCCGTGTCCAGCACCGCGAAGTTGCAGGTGCCGCTCTGGCCGTTCAGGTTGCTGCGCGCCTGCAGGTAGTCGTTGCCGCACATCTCGAACTGCACCACGCGCGTGCTGGTGGCCTGCATGTACGAGCGCTCGGCGACGATCTTGTTGTTGTAGATGTCGTCCGCCTTCGCCCCGCTCTTGGTGCGGCGGATGACCTCGATGTTCGCGTTCCACTTCTGCGCGAGGTACTCGCCGTCCACCAGCGGCCCCGCGCGCTTGGCCACGCTGCTGAGGCTGCCGGTGTAGCCGGCGTAGATGGAGTCGCCGTACGCCACCACGCGGTACTTCTGCGTGGCGCCCGTGCGGTTGATGGTCCAGGACGTGTTCTGGGTGAGGGTGTTCGCGGACGCAGCGGTGGGCAGCAACAGCGCAACAAGTGCCAGACCGCTCAGGGCGGATACCAGGCAACGGAGCATGACGCCTCCAGGGGACTGCGGGGGAGGCGGCAAGGCTAGCGGCGCCCGCACGGGTGATTGACAGGGGAGTCAGCCGCGCGCGGTCGCTACTGCACATTGACGCACTGCGACTCTGTTCGCCCGCATACGTGGGGCACGGGTCCCAGAGTGCCCCAGATGCAACCCGATTGCATCAAGCCCCGCCCCGGCTTCAGGGCTGCGCCGGAAGCGAGTACTCGAAGCGGTAGCGGTGCGCGCCCTGCTCGATCTGGATCTCCATCCGGCCGCTCAGCCCGGTGAGCTCCCCGGTGCCCGAGTCGGGCACCACGGTGATGGTGAGCTGCGGCGCGCCCCGGTTCATCAGGCCGCTGTGCTGCAGGGCGAAGCTCCCCTTGCGGCCCGCGAGCGTGCCCGTCACACGCTCCAGCGCGACGTAGCCCGCCGAGCCCTCCACGTCCGAGCGCACCGCGAGCATCTGGCCCTGGCTCGTGGCCTCGAGCTCGCCGTGGAACTGCTTGTCCAGCCGCATCCGCCCCACGGCCGAGGCCTCGGTGCCGGGCTCGGGCGCCTGCGGGGTGAGTTTCACGTCGAAGGGGCCGCTGGCGTGCAGGGTCGGGGCTGCGGGCGTCGGGGAGGTGGTCATCGGGGACTCCGGTGTCGAGGGAGAGGCGTGACGGGCGTCGTGGGCGCAGCCCCCCAGCGCGAGGGCGCAGGCTGCCATGAGGAGGGCGCCGCGTCCTGGGCGCAGAGGCTGGTTCGGGGAGGCGGCTGGGTTCATTGCGGGCTCCAGTGGGTTCGTCGGTGGAGCCAGCACCTCAGCGCGTCGCGCGCGCGATGGATTGCAAAAACGCGACGGGGCCGGACAATGCGGCCGGATGAGCCGCCCCCGTCTCGATGCGCCCCGCGGGGTGCTGCAGCGCCCCGCCCCTCCGGGACGCGTGGTGCACGAGCGCTTTGCGCCCGCTCCCGCGCTCGAACCCTACGTGCAGCACTTCTGGACCGTGCGCTGGGACCTGCGCGGCGAGCGCCCCGTGTGCGCCGAGACCCTGCCCCATCCCTGCGTGCACCTCGTCTTCGAGCGGGGCCGTGCGCAGGTCGCGGGCGTGCAGTCGCGACGCTTCCGCCGCGAGCTGCGCGGCCAGGACCGCGTCTTCGGGGTGAAGTTCCGCCCCGCGGCCTTCCAGCCACTGCTGCGCGCGCCCGTCTCCAGCCTCACGGACCGCACGGTGTCACTGCGCCAGGTGCTCGGTCCCTCGAGCGATGCGCTGCGCGAGGTCGTGCTCGCCGAGCCGGACGTGCGGGCGTGCGCGGCGCTCGTGCAAGACTTCCTGGCTCCGCGCCTGCCGCCGCTCTCTGCGCCGCTGCAGCTGCTGCGCGACCTGGTGGAGCGGCTCGCCGCGGACCCGAGTCTCGTCCGGGTGGAGCAGGTGGTGGAGCTCTCCGGGCTCTCGCTGCGGGCGCTGCAGCGCGGCTTTCGCGCCGCCGTCGGAGTCAGCCCCAAGTGGGTGCTCAAGCGCTACCGGCTGCACGAGGCCGCGGAGCAGCTCGCACGCACGCCCGCGCCCGAGCTCGCGGACCTCGCGCTGCAGCTCGGTTACTTCGATCAGTCGCACTTCATCCGCGACTTCAAGGCGCTGGTGGGGCAGCCGCCCGGCGCCTACGCGGCCGCGGCGACCGCTGCGCGCCGCCTCCCGTCGGAGCGCTGAAGCGCCCGTGCGCAGCGGCATCGCTCGACGCGCAGCCGGCGCCTCACGCGCGGGCGTGGACACGCGAGAGTGGCGCGCGGCCCACGGCCTCGAGAAGGAGAGGCCGGGGAGGGGACGAGGCTTCTCCGGGTGGGAAAAGCCGTCCACGACGCGCGGGACTGCTGTCCCGAAAGGAGACGCCCCTCCCGGGCGCGGACCGGCGCGCGATGCAAAAACGTAAAATCCTATTTTACGCATTTGCGCGCCGCGGCTGTCGGCTCCGGAGGGGGCCGCACGAGGAGTGAAGCGCGGCTCGGTGCCTCGAGGCTGGCCCGTAGAACGGACGTTTCGCTTCACGCCGAGGCGGGGCGGCGGGGTGTGGAAGGAAGCTTCGTTCAGGACGGCGCGAAGGTGAGCCGTCTCGCCCGCGCGCGAACGTGTCACCCCTGAGCGATGCGTGCCGGCAGCGCCCCACCGAGAGCGGCCGTAGCGCTCCGCCACCCTTCCGGTCCTGGTGCTCCCACAGGCCAGCCCGCGACAACGGACAGCGCGGGGAAGGCCTGGCGTCCTGAGAGGCCTGCGGCCACCCACTACTGCGCGGGAGCGCCTGCCGGTGCCGAGTCCGTCCGGGGCGCAGCCGGCTTCCCCTTCTTCGCCGGCGCGGACGCGGCAGGCGCCTCCAAGAGCGGCGCGAGCGCGGGCCACACATGGTCGCGCAACTTGGGCTGCGCGGCGGCCACCGGGTGGATGCCATCCGCCTGGAAGGCGCTGCGGTCCTGCGCGATGGGCTCGAGGAGGAAGGGCAGCAGCGGCACGCCGTTGTCCCGGGCCACGGTCTGGTAGTTCTGCGCGAAGCCCTCGGTGAAGGCGCGGCCGAAGTTCGGAGGCAGCCGGATGCCCACCAGGAGCACCCGCGCCCCCGCGCCCTTCGCCGCCTTCACCATGCGGTCCAGGTTCGCGCGCATCTGCTCGAGTGGCAGGCCGCGCAGGCCGTCGTTCCCGCCCAGCTCCAGCACCACCACCTGCGGATGGGTGCGCGCGAGCTCCGCGGCGATGCGCGCTGCACCTCCTGCCGTGGTCTCACCGCTGACGCTCGCATTCACGAGCCGCCAGCCGGGCTTCTCCTTCGCGAGGCGCTCGGCCGTCAGCGCCACCCAGCCCTCCGAGGCGGCGAGGCCGTAGCCCGCGGAGAGCGAGTCTCCGAACACCAGCACCGTGCGCTGGGGCTCGGCCGCCTGGGCGCCAGCCGCCGCGAGCAGCAGCAGCAGCCCCAGCGCGAACGCACGTTGAGAACCGCCCGGTCTTCCTGCATATCGAAGCATGTCCATGGTCGATAACACCTCCACCGCCGGCGCGCCCGTGCGAGTCCCCGCTGCGCACGTGCCGGCCCTCGAGGTGCGCGGGCTGGGCAAGCGGGTCCCCCTGCCGAGCGGCGCGCTCACCATCCTGGAGGACGTGGGCTTTCGCATCGAGCACGGGGACACGGTGGCCATCGTGGGCGCCTCGGGCTCGGGCAAGAGCACCCTGCTGTCCCTGGTCGCGGGGCTGGACCTGCCCACCGACGGCAGCGTGCTCCTGGACGGAGAGCCCCTGTCCTCACTGGACGAGGACGGGCGCGCCCGGGTGCGCGGCGAGAAGGTGGGCTTCGTGTTCCAGAGCTTCCAGCTGCTGCCCTCGCTCACCGCGCTGGAGAACGTGATGCTCCCCCTGGAGCTGCGCGGGGACGCGCAGGTGGAGGCGCCGGCGCGCGCCATCCTGGAGAAGGTGGGGTTGGGAGAGCGCCTCGGGCACTACCCGCGCCAGCTGTCCGGCGGCGAGCAGCAGCGGGTGGCGCTCGCGCGCGCCTTCGTCACCCGGCCCGCGCTGCTCTTCGCGGACGAGCCCACCGGCAACCTGGACACGCACACGGGCGAGAGCATCATCGCACTGCTCTTCGCGCTGAATGCGGACGCGGGCACCACCTTGGTGCTCGTCACCCACGACGAGCACCTCGCGCGCCGCTGCGGCCGGCTCCTGCGGCTGGACGGCGGGCGGCTCGTGCACGACGGGAGCCCCGCGCGGTGAGGGCCCTGCGCATGGCGGGGCGCCAGCTGCGGCGCGACCTGCGGGCAGGCGAGGTGCGCATCCTCTTCGCCGCCGTGGTGCTCGCAGTGCTGGCCATCTCCGCGGTGGGCTTCGTCACCGAGCGGGCGGAGCGTGCGCTCTCGCGCGAGGCGAACCGGATGCTGGGCGGCGACGTGGTGCTGCGCGCGGACGCGCCCCTCGAGGGCCCCTTGCGCGACGCGGCGCGGGCCCCCGGCCTGCAGAGCGCGGAGACGCGCGAGCTGCAGAGCATGGTGCGGGTCGAGGGGCGGGAGGGCGCGCTGCGCCTCGGCGAGCTGCGTGCCCTGGGCGCGGGCTTCCCCTTGCGAGGCGCCTTCCGCCTGCAGGAGAGCGCCAAGGGCCCCGAGCGCAGCGAGCCGGGCATCCCCGCGCGCGGCACGGTGTGGCTGGGGCGCGCGGGCGCGGAGACGCTGGGCGCGCACGTGGGCGACACGCTGGTGCTCGGAGACCTGCCACTGCGGCTCACCGCGCTGGTGGCCCAGGAGCCGGACGCCTCGCTCGACCTCTTCGACTTCGCGCCCAAGGTGTTCCTCAACCTCGAGGACCTGCAGGCCACGGGGCTGGTGCAGGAGGGCAGCCGCATCCGCTACCGGCTGGTGGTGGCAGGGGAACCGCAGGCCGTGGCGCGCTTCACCGCGGCCGCACGCGCGGGGCTGCAGCGCGGGCAGCGCGTGGAGACGGCGCGCGACGCGCAGCCCCAGGTGCGCACCACGCTGGACCGCGCGGGGCGCTTCCTCGGGCTCTCGGCGATGGTGGCCGTGGTGCTCGCGGCGGTGGCGGTGGCCATGGCCGCGCGCCGCCACGCCGAGCGCCACCTGTCGGGCGCAGCCGTGATGCGCTGCCTCGGCGCGAGCCAGCGCACGCTGGTGGGCGTGTACGTGGGGGAGCTGCTGCTGCTGGGCCTCGTCGCCTGCAGCGCGGGCGTGGCGCTCGCCTTTGCGCTGCAGGGGGGCGTGGGCCTCCTGCTCGAGCGCGCGCTGGGGCTCTCGCTGCCCGCGGCGGGACTCGCGCCTGCGCTGCGCGGCTACGGCGTGGGGCTGGTGGTGCTGCTCGCCTTCGGAGCGCCGCCGGTGCTCTCGCTGCGCCGGGTGCCGCCCTTGCGCGTGCTGCGGCGGGACCTCGACCCCACCGAGCCCAGCGCGTGGCTCGTGGCGCTCGCGGCGCTGGGGGGCCTCGCGGCGCTCTTGTGGTGGCAGGCCGGCTCCGCGCAGCTCGCTGCGGCGATGCTCATCGGCATCGCGGCCACGCTCGCGGTGCTGGCAGCGCTCGCCTGGGCGCTCATCCACGTGCTGCGGAGGCTTCGCGGGCGGCTGCGCGGCTCCTTGCGCTACGGGCTCGCCAACGTGAGCCGGCGCGCGGGCAGCAGCGTGGCGCAGGTGGCGGCGCTGGGCCTCGGGCTGATGGCGCTCTTGCTGCTCACCTTCGTGCGCACGAGCCTCCTGGACCGCTGGCAGCGCGCGCTCACGCGCGAGGCCCCCAACCGCTTCGTCATCAACGTGCAGCAGGACCAGGCCGCGCAGGTGCACGCCTTCCTCGCGGCGCAAGGAGTCCCCGAGCCCACGCTCTACCCCATGGTGCGCGGCCGCCTCGTCGCGCACAACGGCGAGCCGGTGAAGCCGCCCGCGCAGGAGTCCGCAGAGCCGCAGGACCCGGAGCGCAGCGAGGAGGAGCAGCGCGCGCAACGGCGGGTGGACCGCGAGTTCAACCTCTCCATGGCGGACGCGCTGCGCCCTGACAACACGGTGACGGAGGGCCGCTTCTGGGACCGCAAGCCGCCTGCGAGGCCCGAGGTCTCGGTGGAAGAGCGCTTCGCGAAGTCACTGGGCTGGAAGCTCGGGGACCGCGTGGCCTTCGACATCGCGGGGCAGCGCTTCGAGGCCACCGTCACCTCCCTGCGCAAGGTGGACTGGGAGAGCTTCCGGCCCAACTTCTTCGTCGTGGCCTCGCCCGGTGCGCTCGCGGGCTATCCCGCCAGCTACATCACGGCGGTGCGCGTGCCGGCCGAGCGCCCGCGCTTCACCGCCGAGCTGGTGCAGCGCTTCCCCAACCTCTCGGTCATCGACGTGGAGGCGGCGCTCGCCCAGGCGCGCGCGACGGCGGACCAGGTGTCCACGGTGGTGCAGGCGGTGTTCGCGTTCTCGCTCGCGGCAGGGCTGCTGGTGCTGATGGCCGCGGTGAGCGCGAGCCAGGACGAGCGGCTGCTCGAGGGCGGGGTGATGCGCGTGCTGGGCGGCAGCCGGCGCCAGCTGCGCTTCGCGCAGGCCTCCGAGTTCGCGGCGCTGGGGCTGCTCGCGGGAGTGACCGCGGCGCTCGCGGCCTCGGTGCTCGCAGGCGTCATCGCCACGCGGGTGCTCGAGCTTCCGTGGGAGGCGGACTGGAAGATGGCGGCGGTAGGGGGCGCAGCCGGGATGCTCGCGGCGCTCGGCGCGGGGCTCTTCGCCACGCGCCGCGTGCTGGATGCGCCCCCGTCCGTCACCCTGCGGGAGCTGCAGGGCTAGAAGAGCACGAGCGCCGTGAAGGGCAGCCACTGGAAGCCGAACTGGTCCGTGCTCCAGCGCCCGAGGAAGGGGCCCACCGCGAACGTCGTCGCGAAGCGCAGGGGACCCACGCCAACGCTCGGCTGGAGGAAGGCGCCGATGAAGGTCGCGCCCAGGAGGCCGTCCTGGGGCCAGACCGGCGCCGAGAGGCGCAGCCCCGCGTCCAGCGCCCACCGGTGGTCGCCGCCGAAGCGCAGGGCTGCCGAGAGATGCCCGAGCTCCGCAGCCGGGCCGCTGTAGCCCGGGCTGAAGACGGTCGAGCGGCCCTCCTGCTTCGACCCCTTCGGGAAGCTGAACAGGCCCATCTGCACGCCGATCCCCGCTTCGAGCGAGAGCGCGAGCTGGTTCTCGAGTGGGATCTGCACGCCGCCGCCCACGCCGAGCAGGCCGATGATCAGCTGATAGCGGAAGGCGACCGGCACGTCCGGCGCCGCAGCCTGTTTCTCGTGGATGCGGGGGGCGGGCTCGGTGAACGGAAGCGATGCGAGGAGGAGCGCGAGAGGGAGAGCGCTGAGCATGCAGGTGTCCGTCCCCTGCGCCGCTGCGGTGCCGGCCCTGATCGCACCGGCGGTACACGGGACGCGCGGACTCTACCGCCTCCGCGCTCACCGGGAACTGCCCTGCGTGCGCTCAGCTCAGAAGCAGTCGCTCGAGCGCTGCGCGCAGCGGCTCGGGGATGGGCACGGCGCGGCGGGACTCGCGCCCGACGAACACGTGCACGAAGTAGCCGTGCGCCGCGGCCTGCGTCTCGCCCTCCTTGAAGAGGGCGATGCCGTAGGTCACCGAGCGCTGCCCCAGCTTGTCCACGCGCAGCCCTGCGCGCAGCTGGTCCGGGTAGGCGAGCGGCGCGCGGTAGCTGCAGTGCGACTCCACCACCAGGCCGATGACCGGGCCCTGGTGGATGTCGAGGCCCCCCTCGTGGATGAGGTAGTGGTTCGCGACCGTGTCGAAGTAGCTGTAGTAGGTGACGTTGTTGATGTGGCCGTAGGTGTCGTTGTCCATCCACCGGGTGGTGATGGGCAGGAAGTAGCGGTAGCGCTCGGGGGTCTCGGCGTCGCTCATGGGGCTCACCAGTAGCGCAGCGCTGCCCGGAAGAGGCGGCCGAGCACCGCGCCGTCCACCGGGCGCGGGGCGTTCTGCAGCAGGCGCTGCTGCGGGAGGGTGCCCGCGGTGAGCGCCTCCACGTCCTCGGCCGTGTAGCCCACGCCGCTCAGGCCGTTGGGGATGCCCACCGCGCGCATGAGGTGCATGAGCCGCTGCGCGAGCACCTCGCCCGCCTCCGCCGTGCCCGCGCCCTGGGCGTCCGCCCCCAGCCAGCGCGCCGCCTCGAGGTGGCGCTCGGGGCAGGCCTCGGCGGTGAAGCGGAACACGGCGGGCGCGTTGAGGATGACGGACATCCCGTGCGGAACCATCGGCCCGTCGGCCGGGTAGCCCGCAGGGCGGAAGTCGCGCACCAGGCCCGCCACCGCGTACGCCATGCCGTGCGGCGCGTGCACGCCCGCGTTGCCGAAGGCGATGCCCGCGAGCGTGGAGGCCCACATGAGCTGCTCGCGCGCCTCGGCGTCCTGCGCGTCCTTCACTGCGCGCTCGAGGTAGAGCCCCATCAGCCGCAGCGCCTCGCGGCAGCCGAGGTCGCTCCAGGGGTTCGCGCCCTGGCTCATGGGCCGCAGGGTGGGGCGCGCGGGGGCGGGGCGGCGCACGTAGGTGCGCGCGGTGAAGGACTCCAGGGCGTGACTCAGCACGTCCAGGCCGCTCGCCGCCACCACCTCGCCGGGAAGGCTCGAGGTGCAGTCTGGATCGATGAGCGCCTCGGTGGGCCGCAGCGCGGGCGAGGCGATGCCCGTCTTCGCCTCGAGCGAGAGCAGGTCGAAGATGGCGATGCCGGTGACCTCGCTGCCGGTGCCCGAGGTGGTGGGGCAGGCGAGGTGCGGGCGCAGTGGGCCGGGCACCGCGCGCCCCTCGCCCACGGGCGCGTTCACGTAGGCGAGCAGCTCGGCGGGGTGGGTGGCGTAGAGGTTCGCCGCCTTGCAGGTGTCGATGACCGAGCCGCCGCCGAGCGACACGTAACCGTCCGGCTTCACCTCCGCCGCGAAGCGCGCGGCCTCGAGGAAGGAGCGGTCGGTGGGCTCCACCTGCACCCCGGTATAGGTCACGACGTCCAGCCCCGCGGCCTGCAGTGCGCGGCGCACGGCCTCGAAGGCGGGCAGGGCGCTCACGCGCGCGTCGGAGAAGAGCGCCACGCGGCGCATCCCCAGCGCGCGGGCGCGGTCGCCCGCCTCCGCGAGGCAGCCCCGGCCGAAGGTGATGCGCGAGGCGTCGATGGTGAAGGCGCCGTCGCAGCCCTCGCCCACGGGGTGGTAGTGGCAGCAGTCCATCGCAATCCTCCGGTCGACCCAGACCACTCTATGGGACCTGGGGCCCACCGTGTCCTCCCTCTCCCTCTGGGAGGGTGCCGGGCGAAGCCGCGTCACTCTGCACGGGCGCGCCAGGACCCGGGGCAGGACGGCCGGAAACTGGCGCCGCCACAGCCTGCTGCGAGCATGTAGCGCATGAGCAACCGCCGCTACCTGCCGCGCCTGCGCTGCCGCCTCCGCCTCCAGCTGCAGGACGGAGGGCCGCTCTTCACGGCGGACCTCTCGCCCGGAGGCTTCGCGGCGGAGTTGCTGCGCGTTCCGCGTCCGGGCACCACGGTGCACGGCACGCTGCCCTTCGGTGGGCAGGAGTTCCCCTTCACGGGGCAGGTGATGTGGGCGAAGGCGGGCGAGCCCCGGCTCAACCTGCGCGGGCGCGTCGGCGTGCGCTTCACCGGCATCGCCAACGGCTACTACGAGGCCTACCAGGCAGCGGCCGTGTCGCGCAGCGTGCGCTGAGGGCTGCGGCACCGGGAGCGTCCCGCGCGGGCCGGCACTGCTCGCGCCGCAACATCCGCGGACGTCCTGCCGTCTGCTCGCCGACCGAGCGCGAGCCGCGGCGGAAGGCACCCGCACGCGGAGTCGTTACGGTCTCACACCATGCGACTGCCCTCCCTCACCATCCCCTCCGCCCTGGTCTGCCTCCTCGCCGTGTCGGCGTGCGGTGAGGGCAGCGACACGGTGAGCAGCGGCGACGACCTCAGCGGGAGCGAGCGTCCCGGCGGCAACGTCAACCGCGACGCGGGCACCGGCTCGGATGCCGGAAGCGATGCGGGCAGCGGCAAGGACGCAGGCAGCGACGCGGGCACCGGGCGCGACGCAGGCACCGATGCCGGCACGCCGCCGCCGACAGGGCAGGACGCTGGCACTCCCCCGCCACCGGCGGGCGGCGGCGTGCAGCCCTTCGGCAAGGTGTACTCGGGCAAGCTGTACCTGGGCCCGGTGGAGTGGACGGGCTCCTTCTACAACGCGTGCTCGCCGTACCCCGCGCAGGTGCAGCAGGACATGGGCGGGCTGCTGGTGGGCCTGAGCAACCTCATCCCCAACACCGCGAACCTCTGCGACGCGTGCGTGTACATCACCACCGCAGCGGGCAGGACGGCGGTGGGGCGCGTGGTGACGTACGGCGACACCACGGGCGAGGGCTACCTGGACACGAGCCGCACCCTCTACACGCAGCTCACGCAGGGCGACTCCAATCCCACGCCCAACATCACCTGGCAGGTGGCCAAGTGCCCCGAGGGCCTGCCCATGCGCTACCAGTTCCAGAACGGCAGCCACCAGGACTGGACGAGCTTCTGGGTGCGCAACCCGCGGCTGCCCATCAGCAAGGTCGAGGTGAAGAGCAGCAAGAACCCCACCTGGCAGACGCTGCGCCGCGAGACGGACGGCACCTTCAACGACGACGACGGCATCGGCCTCGGGGCCTTCTCCGTGCGCGTGACGGCGGTGGACGGCCAGCAGCACGTGGATGACTTCCCCAGCTACACGGCGGGCGCGCAGCTCTACACGGGCCAGGGCAACTTCCAGTAGCGGCGCTAGAACTTCAGGTACACGTAGGGCCGCGTCTCCACCGAGCCCAGGTGGCGGATGCCCAGGCCCACGGCGACCAGCGCCACCGCGCGCAGCGGCACCGGCAGGCGCACGAAGGCCTCCGAGAGCCTCACGCGCCACAAGAGCGGGCTCGCGTGGCTCAGCGCCGCCACCGCGAGCATCCCCCACACCCAGGGCCCCACGTTGGCGAGCCCGCCCGTGCCCTGCAGCAGCTGCCGGTAGAAGTCGCCCGCGGCGGCGAGGCTCTGCGCGCGGAACACGACGCGCGTGAGCACCACGGCGCTGAAGGTGAGCAGCATGCCTGGCACGGCCGCGAGCATCCCCTGCGCCTCGGGACGCTTCCCGCGCGCCCACCCGTACACGCGCACGAGGCACAGCAGGAGCCCGTGCACGCCGCCCCACACCGCGAAGCGCCAGTCCGAGCCGTGCCACAGCCCGCCCAGCGCCATCACCACCAGCAGGTTGAAGAGCACGCGCGGGCGGCTCACCCGGCTGCCGCCCATCGGGCGGTACAGGTAGTCGCGCAGCCAGCTGCTGAGGGTCATGTGCCAGCGGTTCCAGAACTCGAAGAGGTTCTTCGCGAGGTAGGGCCGGGCGAAGTTCTCCGGCAGCCGGAAGCCGAAGAGGGCCGCGGCCCCCAGCGCCATGTCCGAGTAGCCGCTGAAGTCGAAGTACAGCTCGAAGCTGTAGGCCACCGCCGCCACGAGGCACTCGGCGGAGGTGTAGCCGTGGGGGTTCGCGAAGACGCTGTCCACCAGCCCCGCCCCCAGCACGTCCGCCAC
This region of Aggregicoccus sp. 17bor-14 genomic DNA includes:
- a CDS encoding SGNH/GDSL hydrolase family protein encodes the protein MLRCLVSALSGLALVALLLPTAASANTLTQNTSWTINRTGATQKYRVVAYGDSIYAGYTGSLSSVAKRAGPLVDGEYLAQKWNANIEVIRRTKSGAKADDIYNNKIVAERSYMQATSTRVVQFEMCGNDYLQARSNLNGQSGTCNFAVLDTALANCASYTERAMQAINTYATTAKVKVVMNLYYPGYAADNTTLACKDASGASVNKQQKFMPYIARSNWRTCNLAERYGFKCADMFAEWMGADYDSNGDGQVDSDALRYHSGETEDAYVQRVTVALRSTVRDANTHFANASTSFDYLQSDDTHPTFYGGTIGVSIFTGSGSGSGAPDFADSTVVGGKNPQWNTRGHERMGWASSLFDPATP
- a CDS encoding DUF3224 domain-containing protein, which translates into the protein MTTSPTPAAPTLHASGPFDVKLTPQAPEPGTEASAVGRMRLDKQFHGELEATSQGQMLAVRSDVEGSAGYVALERVTGTLAGRKGSFALQHSGLMNRGAPQLTITVVPDSGTGELTGLSGRMEIQIEQGAHRYRFEYSLPAQP
- a CDS encoding helix-turn-helix transcriptional regulator, whose amino-acid sequence is MSRPRLDAPRGVLQRPAPPGRVVHERFAPAPALEPYVQHFWTVRWDLRGERPVCAETLPHPCVHLVFERGRAQVAGVQSRRFRRELRGQDRVFGVKFRPAAFQPLLRAPVSSLTDRTVSLRQVLGPSSDALREVVLAEPDVRACAALVQDFLAPRLPPLSAPLQLLRDLVERLAADPSLVRVEQVVELSGLSLRALQRGFRAAVGVSPKWVLKRYRLHEAAEQLARTPAPELADLALQLGYFDQSHFIRDFKALVGQPPGAYAAAATAARRLPSER
- a CDS encoding arylesterase, coding for MDMLRYAGRPGGSQRAFALGLLLLLAAAGAQAAEPQRTVLVFGDSLSAGYGLAASEGWVALTAERLAKEKPGWRLVNASVSGETTAGGAARIAAELARTHPQVVVLELGGNDGLRGLPLEQMRANLDRMVKAAKGAGARVLLVGIRLPPNFGRAFTEGFAQNYQTVARDNGVPLLPFLLEPIAQDRSAFQADGIHPVAAAQPKLRDHVWPALAPLLEAPAASAPAKKGKPAAPRTDSAPAGAPAQ
- a CDS encoding ABC transporter ATP-binding protein; protein product: MVDNTSTAGAPVRVPAAHVPALEVRGLGKRVPLPSGALTILEDVGFRIEHGDTVAIVGASGSGKSTLLSLVAGLDLPTDGSVLLDGEPLSSLDEDGRARVRGEKVGFVFQSFQLLPSLTALENVMLPLELRGDAQVEAPARAILEKVGLGERLGHYPRQLSGGEQQRVALARAFVTRPALLFADEPTGNLDTHTGESIIALLFALNADAGTTLVLVTHDEHLARRCGRLLRLDGGRLVHDGSPAR
- a CDS encoding FtsX-like permease family protein is translated as MRALRMAGRQLRRDLRAGEVRILFAAVVLAVLAISAVGFVTERAERALSREANRMLGGDVVLRADAPLEGPLRDAARAPGLQSAETRELQSMVRVEGREGALRLGELRALGAGFPLRGAFRLQESAKGPERSEPGIPARGTVWLGRAGAETLGAHVGDTLVLGDLPLRLTALVAQEPDASLDLFDFAPKVFLNLEDLQATGLVQEGSRIRYRLVVAGEPQAVARFTAAARAGLQRGQRVETARDAQPQVRTTLDRAGRFLGLSAMVAVVLAAVAVAMAARRHAERHLSGAAVMRCLGASQRTLVGVYVGELLLLGLVACSAGVALAFALQGGVGLLLERALGLSLPAAGLAPALRGYGVGLVVLLAFGAPPVLSLRRVPPLRVLRRDLDPTEPSAWLVALAALGGLAALLWWQAGSAQLAAAMLIGIAATLAVLAALAWALIHVLRRLRGRLRGSLRYGLANVSRRAGSSVAQVAALGLGLMALLLLTFVRTSLLDRWQRALTREAPNRFVINVQQDQAAQVHAFLAAQGVPEPTLYPMVRGRLVAHNGEPVKPPAQESAEPQDPERSEEEQRAQRRVDREFNLSMADALRPDNTVTEGRFWDRKPPARPEVSVEERFAKSLGWKLGDRVAFDIAGQRFEATVTSLRKVDWESFRPNFFVVASPGALAGYPASYITAVRVPAERPRFTAELVQRFPNLSVIDVEAALAQARATADQVSTVVQAVFAFSLAAGLLVLMAAVSASQDERLLEGGVMRVLGGSRRQLRFAQASEFAALGLLAGVTAALAASVLAGVIATRVLELPWEADWKMAAVGGAAGMLAALGAGLFATRRVLDAPPSVTLRELQG
- a CDS encoding thioesterase family protein; its protein translation is MSDAETPERYRYFLPITTRWMDNDTYGHINNVTYYSYFDTVANHYLIHEGGLDIHQGPVIGLVVESHCSYRAPLAYPDQLRAGLRVDKLGQRSVTYGIALFKEGETQAAAHGYFVHVFVGRESRRAVPIPEPLRAALERLLLS
- a CDS encoding hydroxyacid-oxoacid transhydrogenase; this encodes MDCCHYHPVGEGCDGAFTIDASRITFGRGCLAEAGDRARALGMRRVALFSDARVSALPAFEAVRRALQAAGLDVVTYTGVQVEPTDRSFLEAARFAAEVKPDGYVSLGGGSVIDTCKAANLYATHPAELLAYVNAPVGEGRAVPGPLRPHLACPTTSGTGSEVTGIAIFDLLSLEAKTGIASPALRPTEALIDPDCTSSLPGEVVAASGLDVLSHALESFTARTYVRRPAPARPTLRPMSQGANPWSDLGCREALRLMGLYLERAVKDAQDAEAREQLMWASTLAGIAFGNAGVHAPHGMAYAVAGLVRDFRPAGYPADGPMVPHGMSVILNAPAVFRFTAEACPERHLEAARWLGADAQGAGTAEAGEVLAQRLMHLMRAVGIPNGLSGVGYTAEDVEALTAGTLPQQRLLQNAPRPVDGAVLGRLFRAALRYW
- a CDS encoding PilZ domain-containing protein, with protein sequence MSNRRYLPRLRCRLRLQLQDGGPLFTADLSPGGFAAELLRVPRPGTTVHGTLPFGGQEFPFTGQVMWAKAGEPRLNLRGRVGVRFTGIANGYYEAYQAAAVSRSVR